The Amycolatopsis mongoliensis genome includes a window with the following:
- a CDS encoding carbon-nitrogen hydrolase family protein: MNQTLQLAVAQSTVPEDPADRDALRASGAEIRALMQEASAAGARLVQFPEGAITYPRKYAVSSGGMEELTEADWSRAAWGVMREEAEAVADLAGELGIWTVFGSIHRLSGANRPRNSLYVVSDQGELVGRYDKWYPSNTEISYMCTPGVGPLVFEVDGFRFGCVLCIEVSFPELFAEYERLDLDCVLASVMVDDAPRSVVAQAYGTLCNYWVGYSVPAQFSATAPAGVVAPGGRWIGRCHGDGRHGLAVAEFDRAAPDADIDVAIRLARPWRRTARASLYVHRVVHGDPRATPTPHFDVSLRPTDAM, from the coding sequence ATGAATCAGACGCTGCAGTTGGCGGTCGCGCAGAGCACGGTGCCTGAGGATCCGGCGGATCGGGACGCTCTTCGTGCAAGCGGAGCTGAGATCCGCGCTCTGATGCAGGAGGCGAGTGCTGCGGGTGCCCGGCTTGTGCAGTTCCCGGAGGGCGCGATTACGTATCCCAGGAAGTACGCGGTGTCCAGCGGCGGCATGGAGGAGTTGACCGAGGCGGATTGGTCGCGTGCCGCTTGGGGTGTCATGCGAGAAGAGGCCGAGGCCGTCGCGGATCTCGCGGGTGAACTTGGCATCTGGACGGTGTTCGGCTCGATCCACCGGTTGTCCGGGGCGAACCGTCCGCGCAACAGCCTGTACGTGGTCTCCGACCAAGGTGAGCTGGTCGGCCGCTATGACAAGTGGTACCCGTCCAACACCGAGATTAGCTACATGTGCACGCCGGGAGTGGGGCCGCTGGTGTTCGAGGTCGACGGTTTCCGATTCGGTTGCGTGCTCTGCATCGAAGTCAGCTTCCCCGAACTGTTCGCCGAGTACGAACGTCTGGACCTCGACTGCGTGCTGGCATCGGTGATGGTCGACGACGCGCCGAGATCGGTCGTGGCCCAGGCGTACGGGACGCTCTGCAACTACTGGGTCGGCTACTCCGTCCCGGCTCAGTTCAGCGCGACGGCTCCGGCCGGCGTCGTCGCGCCCGGCGGTCGGTGGATCGGACGCTGTCACGGCGACGGGCGGCATGGCCTCGCCGTCGCGGAGTTCGATCGTGCCGCGCCTGACGCCGACATCGACGTGGCCATCCGGCTGGCACGGCCCTGGCGCCGCACGGCGAGAGCAAGTCTCTACGTACACCGCGTCGTGCACGGAGACCCACGAGCGACACCCACACCGCATTTTGACGTGTCCCTTCGACCAACGGACGCCATGTGA
- a CDS encoding MerR family transcriptional regulator, translated as MFRGLTIGEFAQLTHLSVRTLRRYHESGLLEPASVDPASGYRYYTAEQIPAAQVIHRLRELDVPLADVAKILATEDAAERADLAGGHLRRLEEELARTRAAVVSLRRLLRPDDGGLDVELRSVAARTVAAVEGVVDHDEVLSWYGEAMAELDAAVAGLPRLGPPGGRYANEVFTGGRGAVLVHRPVADPPVRGRVRPVHLPPAELAVVVHCGPHDDIDVTYGRLGAWVVDHALVVDGPVHETYLVGPRDDPDPATWRTEIGWPVFRLASSP; from the coding sequence ATGTTCCGTGGTCTGACGATCGGCGAGTTCGCGCAGCTGACGCACCTGAGCGTGCGGACCCTGCGCCGGTACCACGAGTCCGGGCTGCTGGAGCCGGCCTCGGTCGACCCCGCCAGCGGCTACCGGTACTACACCGCCGAGCAGATCCCGGCGGCACAGGTCATCCACCGGCTGCGGGAGCTGGACGTGCCGCTGGCCGACGTGGCCAAGATCCTCGCGACCGAGGACGCGGCGGAGCGCGCGGACCTGGCCGGCGGGCACCTGCGGCGGCTGGAGGAGGAGCTGGCGCGGACCCGCGCCGCGGTGGTGTCGCTGCGGCGGCTGCTGCGTCCCGACGACGGTGGGCTGGACGTCGAGCTCCGCTCGGTTGCGGCTCGGACGGTCGCCGCGGTCGAGGGCGTCGTCGACCACGACGAGGTGCTGTCCTGGTACGGCGAGGCGATGGCGGAACTCGACGCGGCGGTCGCCGGTCTGCCGCGGCTCGGGCCGCCGGGCGGCCGCTACGCCAACGAGGTGTTCACCGGTGGCCGGGGTGCGGTCCTGGTCCACCGGCCGGTCGCGGACCCGCCCGTCCGCGGCCGGGTGCGGCCCGTGCACCTGCCGCCCGCGGAGCTCGCGGTCGTCGTCCACTGCGGACCCCATGACGACATCGACGTCACCTACGGCCGGCTCGGCGCCTGGGTGGTCGACCACGCCCTCGTCGTGGACGGCCCTGTCCACGAGACGTACCTCGTCGGCCCGCGCGACGATCCGGATCCGGCGACCTGGCGGACCGAGATCGGCTGGCCCGTGTTCCGGCTCGCGTCCTCGCCGTGA
- a CDS encoding phosphotransferase family protein, which yields MVRIRGRLGRGELSGVARAAFGGRELVSVERLRGGSKKGVYRLVLDDRTTGIAYVWNADEDYWTDVATQDRSDPFGHASGLDLFETAHAALSSTAVRVPRVEMLDRSRSLLAGEVAVLEDVRGGTLEALWERDPGRAGRVSARLGDVVRTMHDSRRDRYGRPGIDRAGVDPVEWLVLCRALRHLGEAAARVDRIAAVEHRLLGLLHDRHAAVAPRTEYGFIHGELGPDHVLVDDHDEPVLIDIEGAMFFDIEWEHVFLELRFGSRYSHFRRNDLDGDRVRFYRLAMYLSLVAGPLRLLEGDFPDRPAMLEIVEQNIGRTLAQLS from the coding sequence ATGGTCCGGATCCGGGGGCGGCTCGGCAGGGGTGAGTTGTCGGGTGTCGCGCGGGCGGCGTTCGGTGGGCGTGAACTGGTCTCGGTGGAACGGTTGCGCGGCGGTTCCAAGAAGGGCGTCTACCGGCTGGTGTTGGATGACCGTACGACGGGCATCGCCTATGTGTGGAACGCGGATGAGGACTACTGGACGGACGTGGCAACGCAGGACCGGAGCGACCCGTTCGGTCATGCCAGCGGTCTCGACCTGTTCGAGACTGCTCATGCCGCTTTGTCCTCGACCGCCGTTCGGGTCCCCCGGGTGGAGATGCTGGACCGCAGCAGGAGTCTGCTCGCGGGTGAGGTGGCCGTGCTGGAGGACGTGCGTGGCGGCACGCTCGAAGCCCTGTGGGAACGGGACCCGGGGCGAGCCGGGCGGGTGTCGGCTCGCCTTGGTGACGTGGTCCGGACGATGCACGACAGTCGGCGCGACCGATACGGTCGCCCGGGCATCGACCGGGCCGGCGTCGATCCGGTGGAGTGGCTCGTGTTGTGCCGTGCGTTACGCCATCTCGGCGAGGCCGCGGCTCGCGTCGACCGGATCGCGGCGGTCGAGCATCGCCTCCTGGGCCTTCTCCACGACCGCCACGCCGCGGTGGCTCCACGTACCGAGTACGGGTTCATCCACGGCGAACTGGGCCCCGACCACGTCTTGGTCGACGACCATGACGAGCCGGTGCTGATCGACATCGAGGGTGCCATGTTCTTCGATATCGAATGGGAGCACGTGTTCCTGGAGCTGCGCTTCGGAAGCAGGTATTCCCATTTCCGCCGGAACGACCTGGACGGCGACCGGGTGCGCTTCTACCGTCTCGCGATGTATCTGTCGCTTGTGGCAGGCCCGTTGCGGCTGCTTGAGGGTGACTTCCCGGATCGGCCGGCAATGCTGGAGATCGTGGAGCAGAACATCGGTCGGACCCTGGCTCAGCTTTCCTGA
- a CDS encoding nuclear transport factor 2 family protein, giving the protein MSEAIDTRELPAVITGYLTAHQARDLDPALAWYTEDAVVTDEGRTHRGKPEIRAWLARAASQYTYTTTLVAAHRVDHEHYVAVHHLEGDFPGGVADLRFRFTLDGDRIAELVIEP; this is encoded by the coding sequence ATGAGTGAAGCAATCGACACCCGCGAGCTGCCCGCGGTGATCACCGGCTACCTGACCGCCCACCAGGCCCGCGACCTGGACCCGGCGCTGGCCTGGTACACCGAGGACGCCGTCGTCACCGACGAGGGCCGGACCCACCGCGGCAAGCCCGAGATCCGCGCCTGGCTCGCCCGCGCCGCGAGCCAGTACACGTACACCACGACGCTCGTCGCCGCCCACCGCGTCGACCACGAGCACTACGTGGCGGTGCACCACCTCGAGGGCGACTTCCCCGGCGGGGTCGCCGACCTGCGGTTCCGGTTCACCCTGGACGGCGACCGCATCGCCGAACTGGTGATCGAACCGTGA